The DNA window TCCGCGACCTGGAACGGGTGGCGGACCACGCCGTGAACATCGCGGCGCGGACGCTGTACATGATCGAAAGCGACCCCGAGCTGATCTACTGAACGATGGAAACGCGCAAGATCCAGACGGTCGGGAGCGGAACCTACACGGTGTCGCTACCGAAGGAGTGGGCCGAATCGCGTGGCGTCACCGCCGGCGACGCCGTGACCCTCCACGAACACGTCGACGGCGTGCTGGCGATCCAGGAGGGAGAGGGGGGTGACGACACCGCACCGATCACCGCCCGGATCGAGTCGTCGAGCCCGGAGACGATCGAACGCACGCTGCGGGCGGCGTACGCGGCCGGCTCGCGGGAAGTCGTCCTCGACCCGGACGGCCCTCTCACGGCGGAACAGCGGCGCGCGATCGACCGGGTCGCTCGCGGCCGGATCGGGATGTCGGTCGCCGTGGAGTCCGAGACCTCGATGACGGTACGCATCCTCCTGGACGCCGAGGAGGTGTCGGTCGGCCAGTCGCTCCGGCAGCTCTCCTTCGTCGTGCGCTCGATACACCGAGACGCGGTCGACGCCCTGGCGGACCCGGCGGGGTCGGGGGATCCGGCGGCGTTCGACTCGAGGGGTGAGCAGGCCGACCGACTGTCGGCGATGATCGAGCGGTCCGCCGTCCGCGGAGCGGCGGATCTGGCGGAGATCGACGCCCTCGGGTCGACCCGCTCGGAGCTGTTCGAGTCGTGGACCGCGATGCGGGAGTTGCGGCGCGTTCACGAGGCCGCGACGGAGGTCGGGGCCGCCGCGGGACGGTTGGACGCCCCGCCGACCGAGGCCCGGATGGAGGCGTGTCGCGAGATCGGGGATGCGGCCCGTGAGGTCGTCTCCGAGGGGGTCGCCGCCCTCCTCGGCGACGGCGGCGTCGACGCCGCCCGGAGCGCGCTCGACGGCCGTGACCGGACGCGCCGGCGGATCGAGGCGTTCGACCGGCGGCTACCGAAGGGAGACGCCGACGCGTCGGAGCTGCGGCTCGTCTCGCGCGAGCTGCGGCGGACCGCGGAGCGCGGCGGCGACATCGCCGGGATCGCGCTCCGTCGGGCGATCCGACGCGGGGAGACGATAGCCGACCGGGAGTCGGAGCGCGGATCGGCGGAGCCACCGGGCCGATAGTGACGGGTCGGATCGACCGATCGCTCCGCGTTCGGCCGTTCCGTCGGGCGTACTCCTCAAACGCAACGCC is part of the Halorubrum aethiopicum genome and encodes:
- a CDS encoding AbrB/MazE/SpoVT family DNA-binding domain-containing protein — its product is METRKIQTVGSGTYTVSLPKEWAESRGVTAGDAVTLHEHVDGVLAIQEGEGGDDTAPITARIESSSPETIERTLRAAYAAGSREVVLDPDGPLTAEQRRAIDRVARGRIGMSVAVESETSMTVRILLDAEEVSVGQSLRQLSFVVRSIHRDAVDALADPAGSGDPAAFDSRGEQADRLSAMIERSAVRGAADLAEIDALGSTRSELFESWTAMRELRRVHEAATEVGAAAGRLDAPPTEARMEACREIGDAAREVVSEGVAALLGDGGVDAARSALDGRDRTRRRIEAFDRRLPKGDADASELRLVSRELRRTAERGGDIAGIALRRAIRRGETIADRESERGSAEPPGR